A genome region from Gigantopelta aegis isolate Gae_Host chromosome 3, Gae_host_genome, whole genome shotgun sequence includes the following:
- the LOC121392185 gene encoding LYR motif-containing protein 9-like, which produces MENSVLLYRYLLRVIKQLPTKTQAYYKHHVRQGFRSHADENDAERIQQIIKRAKEDADTTNEVFSTRANCTVPTVTHRAMFTTSLPSAMFTTSQSSAVLIQASILKVCPSS; this is translated from the exons ATGGAAAACTCTGTTCTTTTATACAGATATTTGTTGAGAGTAATAAAACAGTTACCAACCAAGACGCAGGCTTATTACAAGCACCATGTGCGCCAG GGATTTAGAAGTCATGCAGATGAAAACGACGCCGAGCGAATTCAACAGATCATCAAACGTGCGAAGGAAGATGCCGA TACAACAAATGAAGTGTTTAGTACAAGAGCGAACTGCACAGTTCCAACTGTGACACACAGAGCGATGTTTACGACGTCACTGCCGTCTGCGATGTTTACGACGTCACAGTCGTCTGCGGTGTTAATACAGGCGTCCATCTTAAAGGTGTGTCCATCATCAtaa